The genome window CTGGTTTTACTCTTCATGATACACCTCTCGCTAAAAGGATGAATGCTTCTGCCTCTATGGAAGCAACACCTGTGCCAATCAGCGGAGAATACCGTCGTCGAGCACCTACGCAACTTGTTGTTTTTCAAAACGGATTAAAATAATTATTTCAGAAAAAAAGAAGGGAGAAAAGCGGTTTTCTTTTTCTGGTACCTTTGGAACCAGCACCGGAACCAAAAGAACCAGGTCCAGAGGGTGAGAGGATCAGGAGGCAGAAGGGCCGAGCTTTTTACGCAGGGTTTTGCGGGCAATTCCCAGACGCCGCGCCGCCTCGCTTTTATTATGATCGGTCTGCTGCAGCACAGCCAGGATGTGCTGGCGCTCCATCGCTGCCAAACGCTGGCTTTGTTGCGCCGGATCCGAGGAGTGGATCATGCGACGGATCGCTTCGGGGTTGTTGTGAAAGATCACGGCGCGTTCCACCATATTGCGCAGCTCACGCACATTGCCGGGATAATCATAGTTCAACAAAAAGCGGTAGAGCTCCTGATTGATCCGGGACAATCCGGCATGGTATTTCTCGTTGAACTGACTGAGGAAAAAATCCACGAGCAACGGCACATCCTCCAGATGATCGCGCAGCGGTAAAAGTTCGATCTGTACCAAATTAATGCGGAAGAACAGGTCTTCACGGAACCCGCCCTCCCGGATCATCGTGTGAATATTCTTATTGGTGGCGCTGATCAACCGTACATCCGCCTGCACCGAGCCCTCACCGCCCACGCGCTGAAAGATGCCGTCCTGCAGCACCCGCAACAGTTTGGCCTGGGCTGACAGGCTCATATCGCCGATCTCATCGAGAAAAAGCGTAGAGGTGTGGGCGAGTTCAAATTTTCCCTTGCGCCGGCAGATGGCTCCGGTAAACGCCCACTTTTCATGTCCAAACAGCTCGCTTTCCACCAGCGTTTCCGGAATCGAAGCGCAGTTCATCACCACCATGGGTTTATCGCTGCGTCGGCTGGAGCGGTGAATGGCGCGCGCCACCAGTTCTTTGCCGGTGCCGCTCTCGCCGATAATGAGCACACTGGCCTCCGTGGGCGCGATCTGCGCGATGATCTTTTTGATCTCCTGAATAGCCGGAGAATTGCCGATGATGTCGGCATAGGGATCCACACAGCGCAATGGACGCCGGCCCACTGGGGTGGGTGCATGCTTTTTTTCCGCACCGGAGAGCGAGACCGCCCAGCGGCTCAGCAGGCAACCGAGAATGCGCAACAGCTGCAGATCGGCGACGCTGAACTCTGTATCGTCCTTCTTTTGACCGACACTGAGCAGGGCAAAATGGTTGCCATCCCAGAACAGGGGCAGATGCAGTTCACACTGCTGCCAGGGACCATCCTCTTCATCCAGCAGGATTAAAAAGCGGTCCGCTTGCTGCGGGTCGCAGGTGAGAACCGTGCCCTGTTGCAGCACAGCCTCATCGATCTGCCGGCAGACCAGACGAGGCCAATGCGTCACCGGACTGTCGAGCGTAGAAAAGTTTTTATAAATAAGCTGTCCAGAGGGCAGTTCAAAAAAAAGGAGTGAGGCAAAGGCGGTTTCGGTCAGCTGCGGCAGAAATCGACAGGCCCGTTCAAACAGGATCAGCGGATCACTAATCGTTTCCATCTCTTCACAAAAGTCAGCCAGAAGGGAAAGAGAACGCGCACTGTTTATCGTATCATCCTTCATCACTGCTATATACCGCGTTTTTAGCCGGAAAGTTTCAATTTATATCAAGACCTCCTGTGAGGCGGCTGCAGCCTTTCCAAACCGGCTGGACCAGGCGCTTCCAACCTTTGCCAAGGCCTCATCGCTGCCTGAAAAAGACAGGCGGAAATAGCGGTGGTGCAGAGAAAAAAACTTGCATCGCGCCATGAGCACAACAACGCCGCGCGTAGCTTCAACGCAGATAATAAGAGAAAATCCAGGTCATCTCCAGCGCCTCATCGGGAAAATCAGCGGGCAGCGGTTTGAAGGGATTGGAGGCCCGGACGGCGTTAATGCTGGTCTGCACGAAAGAAACGTGTCCCTGGTAGCCGAGCATCTCCAGACCTTCGACCGTGCCGTTGCGCAGCAGTTTAAAATGAAGACGGACTTCGCCGCTGATGGCGCCCATCACGTAAAACGCCGGCGGTGGATAGATGTGAGCGCGGAGCCGACGGCGCATATACTCGATGTACGGCGCCCACTCCCAGGCGTAGGTGCTGAGCGTGACGTCGCCAAAGTCGGGGGCTGTGCTCTTGCGGTTGTCGAACTGACCGTCGTTGCTGTACGCCCGGTTGCCTGCCCTGCCGCCGCCGTGCAGCAGATCCCGGCTGAAAGGTTGATAGGTCTGCGAGGCGGGAACAGGTTCTTGTGACAACGCACCCTCGGACTGTTTTCTCAACTGCTCCCAGGGAATAAGACCATCTCCCTCATACGGCTTTCCAGCAAGGCCTGATCCTGCGTCCGCCAACTGGGGATCATGCTTACCCGACCTCTGCCCTCCCCCTGCGGAGGAGGCGGCGCCGGCGAAGGAACGGCCGGGCGGCATGCCATCCCCGCCCTGAAAAACATGCAAACCGGTGTTGCCCTCGCTGTAGGGCAATCCATCGGGCAGGTCCTTTTTAGTATAACGATCCGCCGCCTCTGCGTTTTTATCCGACATGAATGGAGTCGGCTGTTTGATCGCTTTTTCTTTCACCACATCCGGCGTCTCGATCAGCTCGATGGGTATGTAATGAAAGCGGGGGAAACGGGCTTGGATCGAATCAGGGTATGCCGGCTGCGCCGGCAGCTGATAGGTCTCGGATTCCAGACTGGGCTGCAGCATCACCAGCAACAGCGCATGCAACAAACCGGAGAGAAACAGAGCCAGGAGCATGGTGCGTTCGGAATGTGAGGGCTCGCGATAATACACGTCTTATTGCCAATCCGCCAATTCCGTCTCTTCGTGTATCCAATCCAGATACTCATGATGGCCTTCATCGATGGACCAGGCGATAATCTCTGGAACTTTGTACGAATGCGCTGACTGTATCCACTCGCTGAGCTCTTTGAAATACTTTTTTCTGGTCTTCATCACCACCACGCACTCTGCGGCCGAGGTGATGGCGCCCTTCCACCAAAAAAAGGATTTTACCCCCGGCAGGATGTTGGCGCAGGCGATCAGACGGGCTTTGAGCACCTTTTGTACGATTTTTTCCGCCTCCTCCTGCGAGGCGCAGGAGGTGAGCACGATCAGATAGCTTTCCATAAGGCCTTTTATAAATAGGATCTCAACTCATCATGCAAAATAATTGCAAATGCGATAAAAGTCAAGTAATTTAGTAGGGTGAAAACCAGGAACCTTGCAGCGCAGCCCTCGTAAAAAGAAGAGTCAAGAACGAATCAAAAGATCCATGAAAAAATCCCTGTTCTATTCACTTTTCTTACACGCTCTGGCCGCCCTTCTGTTCCTGCGGATCTATCTGCCCATCAGCAAGCCTGGTGCAAAGACCGAGATGGAGTGGCGGTTTGAGGAGGTCGTGCAACCGCAGATGTTCGCCTCTCCGAAGGCGTCTAATAAGGAGCTTACGAGGATGGCGGGAAGGGTCCCGGCCCCGCCAGAACATACCGCGGAGGAAGAAGCGGTCTCAGCGGATGCGGTGGTCATGGAGCCCCAGCCACCGGCAGCGCCGGACTCTGTACCGCCAGCCGTTGAAATGGTTTATTCCTCCAGCTATTTCAACAAAGAGCTCCTGCAAAAGCCGGTTGCAGACAGCAGCCGGTGCAGCCTGATGGCCATGGACCGCAAAGCGATTGGTTCCAATCTGGAGCCTCTCATGGGCTCAAAATACGATGGCCTTGCCGAGCGTTCCAGAGAGTCGCTCAGCCGCACCCCGGCGAAGCCCCTCCCGCTTTCAGACATCGGCATGGCCGTGGCCCGGCAGCTCAAACCCAAAACGCCGAGTCGGCCGGCGCTCATGCGGTTTGTGCCCAGTCAAAACGAATTGGCCGTGCTGAAGACCATTTGGGAAAAGGGAAGCATCACTGACCAGGAGATCTATGCCCGGCTGGACACCTCGATTAAATTGACCGCTGTGGATGTGAATGCGCTTCTGAAGGGGCTGGAGGCAAAAGGGGTGTTGATGTCCGAGATCATCTCGCCGCGAGATGAATTGACGTTCAATACCCCGCTCGGCGGCATAGCCGTGGAAAAAAGCGCCCAGAACCGGCGCAATCGCGTTTACCGGTATCGAAGCCTCATCGATCGCAAACACATGATCCGCTTTCTGCAGGCCAAGCTGGACCAAGCGCGAAACCGGAACTATCCATATGCAACAGGCCGGCGCGACTCTGCGGCTGCCGTCGCCGGCCTGCAAAAAAAAATACTCCAAGTGCTTCAATAGTCCGCCCGCACCATGGCCGGCCGGTGCAGGGATCCTCGGCCTTTAGCGTGCGGTTCCGCTGCCGGGGGGGGTGATCCAAATCATGGCAGGACCGGCCCCTGTCCTGCAGCACTAGCGCAGCAGGATCATTTTTTTCCAGCTCACCTTGCTGCCGGCTGCCAGCACATAATAGTACACGCCGCTGGTGAGCGGCAGCCCGTTGTCGTCCCGCGCCTCCCATGAGAGTTGATGAGTGCCCGCCGGCATCGTGCGGTCCAGAATCCGGCTGACCTTCTGGCCGGCGAGATTGTACAGCGACAGCGTAACCCGTTCCGCCGCAGGCAGGCTGAAGGAAAAGAGCGTAGCGTCGTTGAACGGGTTGGGATGGTTCTGCTCCAAGGCAAAGGTCTGCGGCAGAGCCGGATGCGCCTCATCGGACACAGCGGTCGGATTGTTGAGGACGAATTCAGACGTGTTGCCCAAAACGTCCATCGTGGTGGCGGTCAATGAAGGTTCAATCACCGGCAGAATTACAGAGAAATCTCCATTGACATCCGCCGTGGCGCTGCCGAGATAACGTGCGCCCTCTCCATCGCTGGCGCCAAAGATCTCCACCACGGCGTAGGGATGCGTTTTGCCATAAACCGTCCCATCGGCTCGGGGAGCAAAGATCGGCGGCAAAAGCTCAAGGTTTGCGCCCAGCAGCAACTCGATGCCGGCGCCGCCATTGCTGTGAATAGAGTTACGCGTAACCGAGTTAAAGACCGTCCGGTCGCCCGTCATGCGTACGCCATCCCCTGCGTTGTGGGCGATGACGTTCTCGGGACCGATCTTGTTCTGCATGCTGCCGTTGGCCAAATAAACGCCATGCCCCGTGTTGCCGAACGGCTTGTCGCCGGCCGCTCCGATAAAATTTTTCATCACCTGGTTGTCCTTGGTCGCGGTGCCGTCAAGAACCAGGCCGGATCCGGCGAAGCCCGAACCGCCGTTGGCGGCGATGACATTGGCCGGACCGATGTTATTCCCAGCCGCTGCATTGTAGATGAAAACCCCGTGCTGCGCATTGGGCAGCGCCTGCTTGCGATCCGGCGACAGGCCGATGGTGTTGTTGGCAATCGTGTTCAAGTCCGAGTTGCCACGGACCTGCAGGCCGCTGAAGCGGTTGCCCGAGATCACATTGCCGGACGCCTGGTCTGCGCCGCCGATGAGGTTGTACATGGCATGGTCCGCCAGCACCAGACCGGATTCGCCGTTGGCCAAGCTGTCGCTGCCCGCTGCATTCACGCCGATCCAATTGCCGGCTACCACATTGGAGTCGACTCCCGCCCCCTCCAGACGAATGCCCGTGCGACTGTTACCGGAACAGATATTGCGGTACTCGGCCCCGCTGCCGCCGATGAGGTTGTTCGTCGGCCCTTTTTCCAGACGGATGCCGTCTTTCAGGTTCGGCAGCGCTTTGCTGCCCGATGCATCCAATCCCACATAGTTGTTCTGCACTCGGTTGCCGGTGCAAGTAACGCCGGAGAGCAGTATCCCGTGCAGCCCCATGCCGCCGATCACGTTGCGCAAACCTTCGCCGGCCCCGCCGATGGTGTTCGAATCCGCAGAAGCGATGACAATGCCGCTCCACCCATTGTTGGGCAGGGCGCTCTTTCCATCCGCTTTCAAACCGACAAAGCACCCGGTAACACGGTTATGCCGGCAGGCGTCTCCGTACAGCACAATCGCATTCTGACTGAAACCGCCGATGCCGATATCGTGCAGCCAGTTTTGCGCCGAGCGGATCTCCAGCCCTTTGGCTCTGTCGCCGGCTAGAGAGCCGTCGATAAAGATCTCCGGCCCAAACGGATTGCTGTCGCCATGACTCGCGGTCTGCGAACGGCCGTCGATCTCGACCCGCCCGCCGGTCAGAATGGGCAGCGGTTTGGTCGGTTTGATCACCCAGATGCCCTCAGCGGCCTGATAGCCGGGATCGGTCTGGGAGATGTCGAACAAAATCCGATCTCCATCCGGAGTGATATTGGAGCCGTTGATGGCCCAGCGCAGGCTGCCCTCCACCGAATCGAGCGTCGTGGTGACCACGAAGGGCAAAATCCGCAGCGGCGGGCAGAACTCGGAGGTGTTGCCATCCCCGTCCGTGACCGTGGCAGTGATGCTCGGCCCCTTGGGCACGCCGGCCCAGAAAAAATGGCCGGCCCGGTCGCTGGTCACCGCTGCTTCAAACCACGCTCCCTCCTCCGCCGGATCCGAATATATCTCCACCACTGAGCCGCCCGGCGCAGTGCCGCTCACGCCCTGCGCTGAAACCTTCAGATTCGCTGGAGGCAGAACCCCTGCGTTGGCGCCGGAA of bacterium contains these proteins:
- a CDS encoding TonB C-terminal domain-containing protein, producing MLLALFLSGLLHALLLVMLQPSLESETYQLPAQPAYPDSIQARFPRFHYIPIELIETPDVVKEKAIKQPTPFMSDKNAEAADRYTKKDLPDGLPYSEGNTGLHVFQGGDGMPPGRSFAGAASSAGGGQRSGKHDPQLADAGSGLAGKPYEGDGLIPWEQLRKQSEGALSQEPVPASQTYQPFSRDLLHGGGRAGNRAYSNDGQFDNRKSTAPDFGDVTLSTYAWEWAPYIEYMRRRLRAHIYPPPAFYVMGAISGEVRLHFKLLRNGTVEGLEMLGYQGHVSFVQTSINAVRASNPFKPLPADFPDEALEMTWIFSYYLR
- a CDS encoding divalent-cation tolerance protein CutA codes for the protein MESYLIVLTSCASQEEAEKIVQKVLKARLIACANILPGVKSFFWWKGAITSAAECVVVMKTRKKYFKELSEWIQSAHSYKVPEIIAWSIDEGHHEYLDWIHEETELADWQ
- a CDS encoding sigma-54-dependent Fis family transcriptional regulator, whose product is METISDPLILFERACRFLPQLTETAFASLLFFELPSGQLIYKNFSTLDSPVTHWPRLVCRQIDEAVLQQGTVLTCDPQQADRFLILLDEEDGPWQQCELHLPLFWDGNHFALLSVGQKKDDTEFSVADLQLLRILGCLLSRWAVSLSGAEKKHAPTPVGRRPLRCVDPYADIIGNSPAIQEIKKIIAQIAPTEASVLIIGESGTGKELVARAIHRSSRRSDKPMVVMNCASIPETLVESELFGHEKWAFTGAICRRKGKFELAHTSTLFLDEIGDMSLSAQAKLLRVLQDGIFQRVGGEGSVQADVRLISATNKNIHTMIREGGFREDLFFRINLVQIELLPLRDHLEDVPLLVDFFLSQFNEKYHAGLSRINQELYRFLLNYDYPGNVRELRNMVERAVIFHNNPEAIRRMIHSSDPAQQSQRLAAMERQHILAVLQQTDHNKSEAARRLGIARKTLRKKLGPSAS
- a CDS encoding BlaI/MecI/CopY family transcriptional regulator, which codes for MKKSLFYSLFLHALAALLFLRIYLPISKPGAKTEMEWRFEEVVQPQMFASPKASNKELTRMAGRVPAPPEHTAEEEAVSADAVVMEPQPPAAPDSVPPAVEMVYSSSYFNKELLQKPVADSSRCSLMAMDRKAIGSNLEPLMGSKYDGLAERSRESLSRTPAKPLPLSDIGMAVARQLKPKTPSRPALMRFVPSQNELAVLKTIWEKGSITDQEIYARLDTSIKLTAVDVNALLKGLEAKGVLMSEIISPRDELTFNTPLGGIAVEKSAQNRRNRVYRYRSLIDRKHMIRFLQAKLDQARNRNYPYATGRRDSAAAVAGLQKKILQVLQ
- a CDS encoding T9SS type A sorting domain-containing protein; protein product: MKAVKIILLVLLSAWPAYSEVFSVRNTSDSGEHSFRWALEQTNIHAGPDTITFNLSTSSPGYDGAVWMIALQSALPALSDAATFINGASQRNTNPAGPQIFLDGRGVSGLANGLVISSGYNTIAGLGIIGFSDNGILITDAKARQNHIFGCTIGVAPDGATRQANAGHGVYLKNAGAGNILGGEGSEFRNVISGNGVNGIQIEKTDSTVVAGNYIGCDVTGSRKLGNQLHGIYLYTAAAHTRIGGDTAAEGNVVSGNLGHGVLFQGGLVKNCVLRNNIIGADAAGTLDLGNERYGLYIYGGSSDNTIGPFNHILFNKKYGIGIAGSYTLRNQILQNSISNNVQSAVQLSSGANAGVLPPANLKVSAQGVSGTAPGGSVVEIYSDPAEEGAWFEAAVTSDRAGHFFWAGVPKGPSITATVTDGDGNTSEFCPPLRILPFVVTTTLDSVEGSLRWAINGSNITPDGDRILFDISQTDPGYQAAEGIWVIKPTKPLPILTGGRVEIDGRSQTASHGDSNPFGPEIFIDGSLAGDRAKGLEIRSAQNWLHDIGIGGFSQNAIVLYGDACRHNRVTGCFVGLKADGKSALPNNGWSGIVIASADSNTIGGAGEGLRNVIGGMGLHGILLSGVTCTGNRVQNNYVGLDASGSKALPNLKDGIRLEKGPTNNLIGGSGAEYRNICSGNSRTGIRLEGAGVDSNVVAGNWIGVNAAGSDSLANGESGLVLADHAMYNLIGGADQASGNVISGNRFSGLQVRGNSDLNTIANNTIGLSPDRKQALPNAQHGVFIYNAAAGNNIGPANVIAANGGSGFAGSGLVLDGTATKDNQVMKNFIGAAGDKPFGNTGHGVYLANGSMQNKIGPENVIAHNAGDGVRMTGDRTVFNSVTRNSIHSNGGAGIELLLGANLELLPPIFAPRADGTVYGKTHPYAVVEIFGASDGEGARYLGSATADVNGDFSVILPVIEPSLTATTMDVLGNTSEFVLNNPTAVSDEAHPALPQTFALEQNHPNPFNDATLFSFSLPAAERVTLSLYNLAGQKVSRILDRTMPAGTHQLSWEARDDNGLPLTSGVYYYVLAAGSKVSWKKMILLR